A stretch of the Opisthocomus hoazin isolate bOpiHoa1 chromosome 2, bOpiHoa1.hap1, whole genome shotgun sequence genome encodes the following:
- the ENPP5 gene encoding ectonucleotide pyrophosphatase/phosphodiesterase family member 5, with amino-acid sequence MLPRERGQTPSGVAMNSYWKALAVFLLFLPSSSSLQPAQPRVLLVSFDGFRWDYIYKVSTPNFHYAMENGVHVKQVTNVFITKTYPNHYTMVTGLYAESHGMVANEMYDPILNETFSLNKMEIHNSKFWEEASPIWVTNQKEGHKTGAAMWPGTDVKIHGVFPTYYMPYNESVSFEDRVARLIDWFTSEEPINFGLLYWEQPDEMGHILGPDNPLMGPIISDIDKKLGYLMSELKKAKLWDVTNVIITSDHGMSQSSSERLIELDQYLKRELYEVIDHSPAVAILPKEGKLDEVYGALAKAHPNMTVYKKEQIPDRLHYKHNSKIQPILALADKGWEIVYNKSDGFQFGNHGYDNILPEMHPIFLAVGPAFRKNATKEVMNATDLYPLLCHLLGINPLPNNGSFDAVKDVLAEGVPVAFGADTYAAVIGVFLGSFLVMVFIAVFVKHFILTQANTVQMQRTEAAQPLLQD; translated from the exons ATGTTGCCTCGGGAGAGGGGGCAGACACCTTCCGGAGTAGCCATGAACAGTTACTGGAAAGCCCTGGcagttttcttgctgtttcttccaAGCTCCTCGTCtctccagccagcccagcccagagTGTTGCTTGTATCTTTTGATGGATTTCGATGGGATTACATCTATAAAGTCTCAACTCCCAATTTTCATTATGCCATGGAGAACGGCGTTCACGTCAAACAGGTCACTAATGTGTTTATAACGAAGACGTATCCTAATCATTATACAATGGTGACTGGTCTCTACGCAGAAAGCCACGGCATGGTTGCTAATGAGATGTACGATCCTATCCTGAACGAAACTTTCTCTCTGAACAAAATGGAAATCCATAACTCCAAGTTCTGGGAAGAAGCCAGCCCGATATGGGTGACGAACCAGAAGGAAGGACATAAAACCGGAGCAGCTATGTGGCCTGGAACAGATGTGAAAATACATGGAGTCTTTCCTACCTATTATATGCCCTACAATGAATCTGTTTCCTTTGAAGACAGAGTTGCTAGGCTCATTGACTGGTTTACATCAGAAGAACCCATAAACTTTGGTCTCCTGTACTGGGAACAGCCCGATGAGATGGGCCATATTCTGGGCCCAGATAACCCACTTATGGGACCGATAATCAGTGACATTGACAAAAAGCTGGGATATCTTATgtctgaactgaagaaagcaaagctGTGGGACGTGACGAATGTCATAATCACAAGCGATCATGGAATGTCGCAGTCCTCCTCGGAAAGGCTGATTGAGCTTGATCAGTATCTGAAGAGAGAGCTCTATGAAGTCATTGACCATTCTCCTGCAGTAGCGATTTTGCCAAAAGAAG gcAAACTGGATGAAGTATATGGAGCTTTGGCCAAGGCCCATCCCAACATGACCGTGTATAAAAAGGAGCAGATTCCAGACAGATTACACTACAAACACAACAGTAAAATTCAGCCGATCTTAGCATTGGCTGATAAAGGATGGGAAATTGTATACAATAAGTCGGACGGTTTTCAGT TTGGTAATCATGGATACGACAACATCTTACCAGAAATGCATCCAATTTTTTTGGCAGTTGGGCCTGCTTTCAGAAAGAATGCCACCAAAGAAGTCATGAATGCCACAGACTTGTACCCCTTGTTGTGCCATCTGCTTGGTATTAACCCACTGCCGAACAACGGCTCCTTCGACGCTGTGAAAGATGTGCTCGCTGAAGGGGTTCCTGTAGCCTTCGGGGCAGACACCTACGCTGCTGTCATAGGCGTCTTTCTGGGCAGCTTTCTTGTTATggtttttattgcagtttttgTTAAGCATTTTATCCTCACCCAAGCAAATACCGTGCAAATGCAACGTACTGAAGCTGCCCAGCCGCTGTTGCAAGATTAA